The Ancylobacter sp. SL191 nucleotide sequence GCGCAGGCGGAGCGCGCCGCGTCGCTCGGCGTCGGGGGCTGACTTGCTCGAGCGTTCCCCGCCGGGAACGGCGCGCCCGGAGGGTGCCCGGCCCACCGAATCTGCCCCGGATGCCACGCCCGGCCCGCGCCTCGCCATCGTGCTGAAGGGCTATCCGCGCCTCTCCGAAACCTTCATCGCCCAGGAAATCCTTGAGCTGGAACGGCGGGGCTTCGCCTTCGACATCTGGTCGCTGCGCCGCCCGACCGACCGCTACCGGCACCCGATGCATGAGGCGATCACCGCGCGGCTGCTCTATTTGCCGGAATATCTGAAGGACGATCCGCGCCGCGTCCTCAAGGGTCTCATCCATGCGGTGCGCCGCTTGCGCTTTCGCGAGCTGATGGGCGTGTTCCTACACGACCTCCTGCGCGACCCGACGCCGAACCGGATGCGGCGGCTCGGGCAGGCCTGCGTGCTCGCGCGCGAGCTGGACCCCGCTATTGGCCATCTGCATGTGCATTTTCTGCACACGCCGGGCTCGGTGACGCGCTACGCCGCGCTGCTGACCGGGCGCAGCTTCTCCTTCTCCGCCCATGCCAAGGACATCTGGACCACCCCGGAATGGGAGCGGCGCGAGAAGATCGCCGATGCCGCCTGGGGCGTGACCTGCACCGCCGATGGCTGGCGCGAACTGACCCGCGTCGCGGGTTCATCCGCTGGCAAGGTCGAGCTGGTCTATCACGGGCTTGATCTCGAGCGCTTCCCCGCCCCGCCCGTGCGCGACCGGCAGGCGGATGGCAGCGATGCCGCCGACCCGGTGCGGCTGGTCGCGGTGGGCCGCGCGGTGGCGAAAAAGGGCTTCGACACGCTGCTCACCGCGCTCGGCGGCCTGCCGCCCGCGCTCAACTGGCGGCTGGTGCATATCGGCACCGGCCCGCTCATTGCACCCCTGAAGGAGCAGGCGGAGCGGCTCGGCATTGCCGGACGCATCGAGTGGCGCGGCAGCCAGGCGCAGACGGCGGTGATCGCTGCGCTGCGCGAGGCCGATCTCTTTGTGCTGCCGAGCCAGCCGGGCGAGGATGGCGACCGCGACGGCCTGCCCAATGTCATCATGGAAGCCGCCACGCAGGCCCTGCCCATCGTCTCCACCCGCTTTGCCGGCGTGCCGGAATTCGTCACCGATGGCGAGAACGGTCTGCTCGTGCCGCCGGCCGACGCGCCCGCGCTGTCGGCGGCGCTGGCGGCGCTGATCGCCGCCCCTGACCGGCGGCGCGCACTCGGAGAGGCGGCACGGGCACGGCTCGTCGCCGATTTCACCTTTGACGCCGGGATCGACCGGCTGGAGACCCGGATGCGGCAGTCGGCGGGCG carries:
- a CDS encoding glycosyltransferase, with amino-acid sequence MVLKGYPRLSETFIAQEILELERRGFAFDIWSLRRPTDRYRHPMHEAITARLLYLPEYLKDDPRRVLKGLIHAVRRLRFRELMGVFLHDLLRDPTPNRMRRLGQACVLARELDPAIGHLHVHFLHTPGSVTRYAALLTGRSFSFSAHAKDIWTTPEWERREKIADAAWGVTCTADGWRELTRVAGSSAGKVELVYHGLDLERFPAPPVRDRQADGSDAADPVRLVAVGRAVAKKGFDTLLTALGGLPPALNWRLVHIGTGPLIAPLKEQAERLGIAGRIEWRGSQAQTAVIAALREADLFVLPSQPGEDGDRDGLPNVIMEAATQALPIVSTRFAGVPEFVTDGENGLLVPPADAPALSAALAALIAAPDRRRALGEAARARLVADFTFDAGIDRLETRMRQSAGASAAPARA